In Leptospira harrisiae, a genomic segment contains:
- a CDS encoding LIC_11090 family protein has product MKRWLQIASVLILLPFIGKILFLETGLLAQSMYQLSMVCHCNHGSKNEIHKEEDSPVSKRIVCHLTKDAGPHVCSCAKKKSATKVLQSQSMNPSFATETKFNPLITYEVIFFAFQPNAHLRNGFAHLPYKPPRNLHS; this is encoded by the coding sequence TTGCCTCGGTTTTGATCTTACTTCCTTTTATAGGTAAAATCCTATTTTTGGAAACAGGATTACTTGCCCAATCAATGTACCAACTTTCCATGGTCTGTCATTGTAACCATGGTTCCAAAAACGAAATTCACAAAGAAGAGGATTCACCTGTTTCTAAACGAATCGTTTGTCATCTAACAAAAGATGCTGGTCCCCACGTTTGTTCCTGTGCGAAAAAAAAATCAGCAACCAAGGTTCTGCAATCGCAATCCATGAACCCAAGTTTTGCTACAGAAACAAAATTCAATCCTCTTATCACTTATGAAGTTATCTTCTTTGCGTTCCAACCTAACGCCCACCTACGGAACGGATTCGCACACTTACCTTACAAACCACCAAGAAATCTCCATTCCTAA